A section of the Bombus huntii isolate Logan2020A chromosome 5, iyBomHunt1.1, whole genome shotgun sequence genome encodes:
- the LOC126865565 gene encoding myosin heavy chain, muscle isoform X7, with the protein MPKPKPQEGEDPDPTPYLFVSLEQKRIDQTKPYDAKKACWVPDEKEGYVLGEIKATKGDIVSVTLPGGESKDFKKDQLQQVNPPKYEKAEDMSNLTYLNDASVLHNLKQRYYAKLIYTYSGLFCVAINPYKRFPVYTHRCAKLYRGKRRNEVPPHIFAISDGAYVNMLTNSENQSMLITGESGAGKTENTKKVIAYFATVGASTKKADDTSQKKGSLEDQVVQTNPVLEAFGNAKTVRNDNSSRFGKFIRIHFGPTGKLAGADIETYLLEKARVISQQALERSYHIFYQMMSGSVPGLKEMCCLSNDIHEYYFVSQGKTTIPNVDDGEECTLTDQAFDVLGFTQEEKNDIYKITAAVMHMGGMKFKQRGREEQAEADGTEEGERVAKLLGCDCADLYKNLLKPRIKVGNEFVTQGRNKDQVAYSVGAMSKAMFDRLFKWLVKKCNETLDTQQKRQHFIGVLDIAGFEIFDFNSFEQLCINFTNEKLQQFFNHHMFVLEQEEYTKEGIQWEFIDFGMDLLACIELIEKPMGILSILEEESMFPKATDKTFEEKLNNNHLGKSPNFLKPKPPKPGQQAAHFAIGHYAGNVPYNITGWLEKNKDPLNDTVVDQFKKSSNKLLVEIFADHPGQSGDAGGGGGAKGGRGKKGGGFSTVSSSYREQLNNLMTTLRATQPHFVRCIIPNEMKQPGVIDSHLVMHQLTCNGVLEGIRICRKGFPNRMVYPDFKLRYKILAPQAVTKLGADPKKAAEAILEASGLDPDQYRLGHTKVFFRAGVLGQMEELRDERLSKIVSWMQAYIRGYLSRKDYKKLQDQRLALVVVQRNLRKYLQIRTWPWWKLWQKVKPLLNVTRIEDELAALEEKARKAQEAFEKEEKLRKELEEQNTKLVSERNALQRQLDGEKGSLSEYMEKSLKLAAQKADIESQLQDLNDRFKEEEDARNNLFQNKKKLEQEVAGLKKDIEDLELNLQKSEQDKATKDHQIRNLNDEIAHQDELINKLNKEKKNQGEVNQKTAEELQAAEDKVNHLNKVKVKLEHTLDELEDSLEREKKSRADVEKAKRKVEGDLKLTQEAVADLERNKKELEQTIQRKDKELSSLTAKLEDEQSLVGKLQKQIKELQARIEELEEEIEAERGSRVKAEKQRSDLARELEELGERLEEAGGATSAQIELNKKREAELSKLRRDLEEANIQHEATLASLRKKHNDAVAEMGEQIDTLNKLKARVEKDKVQYFSELNDMRASVDQLSNEKAAQEKIVKQLQHQLNETQGKLEEVNRTLNDFDAAKKKLSIENSDLLRQLEEAESQVSQLSKIKISLTTQLEDTKRLADEESRERATLLGKFRNLEHDLDNIREQVEEEAEGKADLQRQLSKANAEAQLWRTKYESEGVARAEELEEAKRKLQARLAEAEETIESLNQKVIALEKTKQRLSTEVEDLQIEVDRATAIANAAEKKQKAFDKIIGEWKLKVDDLAAELDASQKECRNYSTELFRLRGAYEEGQEQLEAVRRENKNLADEVKDLLDQIGEGGRNIHEIEKARKRLEAEKDELQAALEEAEAALEQEENKVLRSQLELSQVRQEIDRRIQEKEEEFENTRKNHQRALDSMQASLEAEAKGKAEALRMKKKLEADINELEIALDHANKANAEAQKNIKRYQQQLKDVQTALEEEQRARDEARELLGISERRANALQNELEESRTLLEQADRGRRQAEQELADCHEQLNELGAQNASISAAKRKLEAELQTLHSDLDELLNEAKNSEEKAKKAMVDAARLADELRAEQDHAQTQEKLRKALETQIKELQVRLDEAEANALKGGKKAIQKLEQRVRELENELDGEQRRHADAQKNLRKSERRIKELSFQADEDRKNHERMQDLVDKLQQKIKTYKRQIEEAEEIAALNLAKFRKAQQELEEAEERADLAEQAITKFRTKGRGGSAARGLSPAPHRPAFKPQLDGSAFPPRFDLQPDGEL; encoded by the exons AGCAAGGACTTCAAAAAGGACCAGCTGCAGCAAGTAAATCCACCGAAATATGAAAAAGCCGAGGATATGTCGAATTTAACTTACCTCAACGATGCTTCGGTCCTCCACAATTTGAAACAACGTTATTACGCCAAACTCATCTAC ACGTACTCTGGCCTCTTCTGTGTAGCTATCAATCCCTACAAAAGATTTCCCGTATATACTCATAGATGCGCCAAACTTTATCGAGGCAAAAGACGTAACGAAGTGCCACCGCACATTTTTGCCATTTCTGATGGAGCCTATGTCAATATGCTTACCA ACAGTGAAAATCAATCCATGTTGATTACCGGCGAATCTGGTGCCGGAAAAACTGAGAACACGAAGAAAGTAATCGCGTATTTCGCCACTGTCGGTGCCTCGACTAAGAAAGCCGACGACACTTCCCAGAAGAAAGGTTCCCTGGAAGATCAGGTGGTGCAAACCAATCCTGTCTTGGAAGCGTTCGGTAATGCTAAAACCGTCCGTAATGACAACTCCTCGCGTTTC GGTAAATTCATCCGTATTCACTTTGGCCCCACTGGAAAATTGGCTGGTGCCGATATCGAGACCT ATCTATTGGAGAAAGCTCGTGTCATCTCTCAACAGGCTCTTGAACGTTCTTATCACATCTTCTACCAAATGATGTCAGGCTCGGTCCCCGGTTTGAAGG AAATGTGCTGCCTCTCGAATGACATCCACGAGTACTACTTCGTCTCTCAAGGCAAGACTACGATTCCAAATGTCGACGACGGCGAGGAGTGTACTTTGACCGAC CAAGCTTTCGATGTATTGGGCTTCACTcaagaagaaaagaacgaCATTTACAAGATCACCGCTGCTGTCATGCACATGGGTGGTATGAAGTTCAAGCAAAGAGGTCGCGAAGAACAAGCCGAAGCCGACGGAACCGAG GAAGGTGAACGTGTCGCCAAACTGCTTGGTTGCGACTGTGCCGATCTTTACAAGAACTTGTTGAAACCAAGGATCAAGGTCGGTAACGAGTTCGTAACACAAGGTCGTAACAAGGATCAAGTAGCATATTCGGTGGGTGCCATGTCGAAGGCCATGTTCGACAGGCTGTTTAAATGGTTGGTCAAAAAATGTAACGAAACCCTGGACACGCAACAAAAGAGGCAACATTTCATCGGTGTACTGGATATCGCCGGTTTTGAAATCTTCGAC TTCAACAGCTTCGAGCAGCTCTGCATCAACTTCACCAATGAGAAGCTTCAACAGTTCTTCAATCACCACATGTTCGTCCTCGAACAAGAAGAATATACGAAGGAGGGCATTCAGTGGGAATTCATAGACTTTGGCATGGATCTCCTCGCGTGTATTGAATTGATCGAGAAG CCTATGGGTATCCTCTCCATTCTTGAAGAAGAATCTATGTTCCCGAAAGCCACTGACAAGACCTTCGAGGAGAAATTGAACAACAATCACCTTGGCAAGAGTCCTAACTTCTTGAAGCCTAAACCGCCGAAACCAGGCCAGCAAGCAGCTCACTTTGCTATCGGCCATTATGCCGGAAAT GTACCATACAACATCACGGGTTGGCTGGAAAAGAACAAGGACCCGTTGAACGACACTGTTGTGGATCAGTTCAAGAAATCCAGTAATAAACTGCTGGTCGAGATCTTCGCTGACCATCCTGGACAGTCTGGTGATGCCGGTGGCGGCGGCGGTGCGAAAGGTGGACGTGGTAAGAAGGGCGGTGGCTTCTCGACGGTATCATCGTCCTATAGGGAACAATTGAACAACCTGATGACTACTCTGAGAGCTACCCAACCACACTTCGTCCGTTGTATCATCCCCAACGAAATGAAGCAGCCGGGTGTCATAGATTCTCATCTCGTCATGCATCAGTTGACTTGTAACGGTGTACTTGAAGGCATCCGTATTTGTCGTAAAGGATTCCCCAACAGAATGGTCTATCCTGACTTCAAGCTACG GTACAAGATTCTGGCACCACAAGCAGTCACGAAGTTGGGTGCTGACCCGAAGAAGGCTGCAGAGGCGATTTTGGAGGCATCCGGCCTCGACCCCGATCAATATCGTCTTGGACACACCAAG GTGTTCTTCCGTGCCGGAGTCCTGGGTCAGATGGAAGAACTTCGTGACGAGCGACTTAGCAAAATCGTATCTTGGATGCAAGCCTACATCAGAGGTTACTTGTCCAGAAAAGACTACAAGAAACTGCAAGATCAACGTTTGGCATTGGTCGTCGTACAAAGGAACTTGAGGAAATACTTGCAAATTCGTACTTGGCCATGGTGGAAATTGTGGCAGAAAGTTAAGCCCCTTCTCAACGTTACTCGTATCGAGGACGAGCTTGCC GCGCTCGAGGAGAAAGCGAGAAAAGCTCAGGAAGCCTtcgaaaaggaagagaaactGCGCAAGGAACTCGAAGAGCAGAACACGAAACTTGTCTCCGAAAGGAATGCCTTGCAGCGACAACTGGATGGTGAAAAAGGTTCCCTCTCGGAATATATGGAGAAATCTCTGAAATTGGCCGCTCAGAAAGCCGATATCGAGTCACAACTTCAG GATCTGAATGACAGAttcaaagaagaagaagatgcCAGGAACAATCTCTTCCAAAATAAGAAGAAACTCGAACAAGAAGTGGCAGGTCTAAAGAAAGACATTGAGGACCTCGAGCTTAACCTACAGAAATCAGAGCAAGATAAGGCGACGAAGGACCACCAGATCCGTAATTTGAACGACGAGATCGCTCATCAAGACGAACTGATCAATAAATTgaacaaagagaaaaagaatcaAGGTGAAGTTAATCAGAAAACTGCCGAAGAGCTTCAAGCTGCCGAAGATAAAGTCAATCACTTGAACAAAGTCAAAGTCAAACTCGAGCACACTCTTGACGAACTCGAAGATTCCCTCGAACGTGAAAAGAAATCACG AGCCGACGTAGAGAAAGCTAAACGAAAGGTGGAAGGCGACTTGAAACTTACACAGGAAGCTGTTGCTGACCTCGAGAGAAATAAGAAGGAACTCGAACAAACCATTCAACGTAAGGACAAGGAATTATCGTCTTTGACCGCTAAACTTGAAGACGAGCAGTCGTTAGTAGGCAAATTACAGAAACAAATTAAGGAATTACAAGCCCGTATCGAAGAACTGGAAGAAGAG ATCGAAGCTGAGCGTGGTTCTCGCGTGAAAGCTGAGAAACAGCGCAGTGACTTGGCACGAGAACTCGAGGAACTTGGTGAACGTCTCGAGGAAGCTGGCGGTGCCACCTCTGCTCAAATTGAACTCAACAAGAAGAGAGAAGCCGAACTTAGCAAGCTGCGCAGAGACCTCGAGGAAGCCAACATTCAACACGAAGCCACTCTTGCGAGTTTACGCAAAAAGCACAACGATGCCGTTGCCGAAATGGGAGAACAAATTGATACGCTTAACAAACTCAAGGCCAG AGTTGAAAAGGACAAGGTTCAATACTTCAGCGAATTAAACGACATGCGCGCGTCGGTAGATCAACTAAGCAACGAGAAG GCTGCCCAAGAAAAGATCGTGAAACAATTGCAACACCAATTAAACGAAACCCAAGGAAAACTGGAGGAAGTGAACCGTACTCTGAATGACTTCGATGCTGCGAAGAAGAAACTGTCGATCGAAAACAGTGATCTGCTACGACAATTAGAGGAAGCCGAATCGCAAGTAAGTCAGCTTTCGAAGATCAAGATTTCGCTGACAACGCAGCTCGAAGACACGAAACGATTGGCTGACGAAGAATCGAGAGAACGCGCTACTCTCCTTGGCAAATTCCGTAACTTGGAACACGATTTGGATAACATTCGTGAACAAGTGGAAGAGGAAGCCGAAGGTAAAGCGGATCTTCAGAGGCAACTTAGCAAGGCAAACGCGGAGGCACAATTATGGCGCACGAAATACGAATCTGAGGGCGTTGCGAGAGCGGAAGAACTCGAGGAAGCTAAGAGGAAGCTGCAGGCACGGTTGGCCGAAGCGGAGGAAACCATCGAATCCCTCAACCAAAAGGTTATCGCTCTCGAGAAGACGAAACAGAGATTGTCGACGGAGGTAGAGGACTTACAGATCGAAGTGGATCGCGCGACCGCGATCGCCAACGCCGCCGAAAAGAAACAGAAGGCCTTCGATAAGATTATCGGCGAATGGAAACTCAAAGTGGACGATCTCGCCGCCGAACTCGATGCCAGTCAGAAGGAATGCCGTAATTACAGCACGGAATTGTTCAGGCTCAGAG GTGCGTACGAAGAAGGTCAGGAACAGTTGGAAGCAGTGCGTCGCGAGAACAAGAATCTAGCCGACGAAGTAAAAGACCTCTTGGATCAAATTGGCGAAGGTGGACGCAATATTCACGAGATCGAAAAAGCCAGGAAGCGCCTGGAGGCTGAAAAGGATGAACTTCAAGCTGCTCTGGAAGAAGCAGAGGCCGCTTTGGAACAAGAAGAGAACAAAGTATTGCGCAGTCAACTTGAACTGAGTCAAGTCAGACAAGAAATCGACCGACGTATCCAGGAGAAGGAAGAGGAATTCGAAAATACCAGAAAGAATCACCAACGTGCTCTCGATTCTATGCAGGCATCGCTCGAAGCTGAAGCTAAG GGCAAGGCCGAGGCTTTGCGCATGAAGAAAAAACTGGAAGCAGATATAAACGAATTGGAGATCGCCCTGGATCATGCGAACAAAGCGAATGCCGAAGCTCAAAAGAACATCAAGAGATACCAACAGCAGCTGAAGGATGTCCAGACCGCGCTCGAGGAAGAACAACGAGCTCGCGACGAAGCGAGAGAACTTCTTGGAATTTCGGAACGCCGGGCGAACGCGCTTCAGAACGAACTCGAAGAAAGCCGTACTCTTCTCGAACAAGCGGACCGCGGACGTCGCCAGGCTGAACAAGAATTGGCCGACTGCCACGAGCAACTCAACGAACTAGGTGCTCAGAACGCTTCCATCTCTGCTGCCAAGAGAAAACTCGAGGCTGAGCTGCAAACCCTTCAC tCTGACTTGGACGAATTGTTGAACGAAGCAAAGAACTCTGAGGAGAAAGCAAAGAAAGCCATGGTTGATGCCGCTAGATTAGCCGACGAACTTCGAGCCGAACAAGATCATGCTCAAACGCAAGAGAAGCTTCGCAAAGCACTCGAAACTCAGATCAAGGAACTCCAGGTGCGTCTCGACGAAGCTGAAGCGAATGCCCTGAAAGGTGGTAAGAAGGCAATTCAAAAACTCGAACAACGTGTTCGTGAATTGGAGAACGAACTCGATGGAGAACAGAGGAGACACGCTGACGCTCAGAAGAATCTTCGCAAGTCCGAACGTCGCATCAAGGAACTCAGCTTCCAG GCTGATGAGGACCGCAAGAACCATGAGCGCATGCAAGACCTTGTCGATAAGCTTCAACAGAAGATCAAGACCTACAAGAGGCAGATCGAGGAAGCTGAAGAAATCGCTGCTTTGAATCTCGCGAAATTCCGCAAAGCGCAACAAGAGCTCGAGGAGGCAGAGGAAAGGGCGGACCTGGCTGAACAGGCAATTACCAAGTTCCGTACTAAAGGACGCGGAGGAAGTGCTGCGCGCGGACTGAGCCCAGCG CCACACCGACCTGCGTTCAAACCCCAATTGGATGGTTCCGCATTCCCGCCACGCTTCGACCTGCAGCCCGATGGTGAACTGTAA